The genomic interval TTTTTAATAGTTGTTTGCAGGATCATaataagaacacattgggccctggggctataacaaagggtaccgtttgttcttattttatttcctccaattttaaatatatatatatatatatatatatatatatatatatatatatatatatatatatatatatatatatatatatatatatatatatatatatatatatatatatatacatactatatactatatatatactttGAGGGCGACGTCACAAACTCAGATTTGGTTGGCCAATGAGAGGAAAAAGGCCATTTCAGCACCACCAACCTGTGTATAAAGAATTTTGAAAGTCGTTTATCcattttcctaccctaaacccGAAAACAAAAATTGagccaaaatcttttttttttttttttttttttgtgagcaaaagaaaaaccaaaaaaaaaaaaaagcgtcaGTTTTCTTagctttgcttttttttgtttgaaaattaatATGGAATGGACGGAAGATGCCCTGATTGACGGCAAAGCAGTTGTTACTTTAATTTTGAAGCTTCAGTTAAACAAATAGATGTGTTGCAGAAAGTAACATggcttgttttattttgtcagaATTCTTCATGCAAGACATTTCCTACAGTCTGAATCGAGTGAGGTCTCAAGAGCACTTACTAAAATCCGTCCTGCTGTACTCCTTCGACCACAACCACCTCTCTCCATTCTCGTTGCTCTGTTATCTTGACATGAAGGAACAGAAATCCTCCAaggatcagatgtgctccaaccaTCTGGGCATCCAGCACTCGGTCCCCCTGCTCAGCTTCCACGTCCGTCACCGCTGGGTGGAGGTGGACGTGACCTCCTTCCTCCATCCTCTCATTCAGGCCCATAAGAAGGACATCCACCTGCTGATCAACCTGACCTGCGTCGAAGATATGATCCCCAGACCTGGAGGCCAGATTCACAAGAGTCCTGTTGAGTTAACTCACAGATCTCCATCTCTCCTTCTCTACCTTAACGACACCAGTGAGGTGGCGTACCAGAGAAGAGCAACGCAGGGCAGGATGGTGGATCTGACGTCAAACCATTGGGATGGAAAGTCCACATTATGGGAGTCGACTTCTCGAAGGCGACGAGGCACCTTAAAGAGTTCAGAAACCAGCTTGCCCAAACCTGTCCCCATGTATGAGTTTGCGACCGATGATTGTGATCTGTATGATTTCAGAGTGAGCTTCAAAGAGCTCAAACTGGACCATTGGATCATTGAGCCTAAAAAATACAATCCGAGGTACTGCAAGGGATCTTGTCCAACGAATGTGGGCTATATGTATGGGTCACCGATGCACACCATGGTTCAGAACCTCATTTATGAAAAGTTGGACTCTTCTGTGCCCAGACCTACATGCGTACCATCAGAATATAACCCTTTAAGTGTTTTAACCTTTGAGAATGACAAATCCTATGCTTATAAAGAGTATGAGGAGATGATTGCTACCAAATGCGCTTGTCGATAAAATTAATTTGGctggttgatttatttattttttttccctattttttTGTGATGCTACATTGCTTTGTAAAACACTGACCTATTTTTTTGCACTGGCCATTCTCAATATGAAGATGATTAATGACCATGTGTGTCAGATAATTTGCTGAAATGTTGATTTGACATTACCTTTTTATCTGACTCTGTAATGCTCCGAATATTTGAATGAATTTCGCAATTGAGTTGTTTTGgtgttttcaggg from Danio aesculapii chromosome 14, fDanAes4.1, whole genome shotgun sequence carries:
- the gdf9 gene encoding growth/differentiation factor 9, giving the protein MATLFFKCSAFCYLPRSLMVLAVLGLSFTSSYNFENESVEPDVPLQHGNILNPLLKALSEQNPWGEFTHRTKPDSRYVRYMRRLYKQSSKPYRSPEASHLYNTARLITPREECLKQNREFFMQDISYSLNRVRSQEHLLKSVLLYSFDHNHLSPFSLLCYLDMKEQKSSKDQMCSNHLGIQHSVPLLSFHVRHRWVEVDVTSFLHPLIQAHKKDIHLLINLTCVEDMIPRPGGQIHKSPVELTHRSPSLLLYLNDTSEVAYQRRATQGRMVDLTSNHWDGKSTLWESTSRRRRGTLKSSETSLPKPVPMYEFATDDCDLYDFRVSFKELKLDHWIIEPKKYNPRYCKGSCPTNVGYMYGSPMHTMVQNLIYEKLDSSVPRPTCVPSEYNPLSVLTFENDKSYAYKEYEEMIATKCACR